The Herbaspirillum sp. DW155 genomic interval GTCAGTGCTGAAATCACGGTACCTGCGGGGGAGAACGTCAGTATATCGTCAGGAATTTGCGCTACATCAAAATACTTCGAATGTTTGCGCTCACATTCAACTGTGCTGTTGTTTTTCCAGCGGGAAAGTGCTTTTTCGGCATGAGATTCCTCGTCGTCTCGTCATTGCGGTTTTCCCTGCGCTTCAACTTTCCTGTGCTTGCTGCGTTCCTGCTTGTGGGGGCGGATCGCCGCGGTAATTGCGTACCCACTTTTCCAGTTGATCGGCCGACATCGGCCGCGAAAAATAATAGCCCTGTGCCACATCGCAGCCCTGGTTCTTGAGCAGCTGGTACTGGTCGGCATCCTCGACGCCCTCGGCCACCACGACCAGCCTGAGGCTTTCGCCGATGCGGATGACGGCATTGGTCAAGGCGCTGACCGCCTCATCCTTGGCCATGTCGCGCACGAAGCTCTGGTCCAGCTTGAGTTCGGAGACCGGCAGCTTGCGCAGGTAGCCGAGACTGGAATAACCGGTGCCGAAGTCATCCATGGCCAGCGGGATGCCCAGCGCATGCACGGCGGCGATGGTCTGGCTGGTGCTGGGGTTGGTGTCCATGAGCACGGTCTCGGTGATTTCCAGGGTGAGGTCGGTCGGCGCCAGGCTGTAGCGCCGCAGCAGGCCGGTGACGAACTGCGGCAGTTCGAGATCGTGGAAGTTGGTGGCCGACAGGTTCACCGAGATCGATGGCACCTGGATGCCGCGCCGCCGCCAGTCCGACAGCTGGAAGCAGGCTTCCTCCAGCGCCCACTTGCCCAGCTCGCCGATCAGACCGCACTCCTCGGCAATCGGGATGAAGCGGCCCGGCGCGATCTGGCCCAGTTGCGGGTCATGCCAGCGGGCCAGCGCTTCCACGCCATGCAGGCTGTGGTCGCGCAGCCTGATCTGCGGCTGGAAGTGCAGCTCGAAAAGGCCGCCCCGCAGGGCATTGCGCAGGGCGCTTTCCAGGGCCAGGCGTTCCTGGGCGAGGCTGTTCATCTCTTCGCTGAAGAAGCTGAAACGGCCGCGGTTGACGGCCTTGGCCTGGTACATGGCGATGTCGGCGCGATGCAGCAGGGTCTCGATATCGTGGCCGTTGTCGGGGAAGATCGCCACGCCGATGCTGGCCGAGGGATTCAGGGGCGTGCCGTTGATGTGGCAGGGCATGGCCAGGCGCTCCTGGATGCGCTTGACCACTTCGGTCAGGTGTTCGGTGTGGTAGTGGGTCAGCACCACCACGAATTCGTCGCCCGAGAGCCGCCCCACGATGTCCGAGCGCCGCGCCTGTGACTGCAGGCGGGTGGCCACCGTGCGCAGCAGTTCGTCGCCGGCCTGGTGGCCCAGCGAATCGTTGACCTGCTTGAAGCGGTCCAGGTCGATGAACATCACCGCCACCGTGCTGCCATTGCGGTCGGCCGAGGCGATGGCCTGGCCCGCCTGTACCAGCAAGAGGCTGCGGTTGGGCAGGCCGGTGAGCGAATCATAAAAGGCCAGTTGATGGATGCGTGCACGTGAGGCTTCGCGCTCGATGGCCAGCGCACACAGGTGCAGGCCGGCATCCACCAGCAAGTGGTGGAAGGTGCTGGGCTGGCGCGGCCGCCGATAGTAGAAGGCGAAGGTACCGATGACCTTGCCATCGGCCGACTTGATCGGGGTCGACCAGCAGGCCTGCAGATCGTGGCTCAGGGCCAGTTCCTTGTACTCGGCCCAACGCGGATCGGTGGCGATCTCTTCGACGATCACGCTCTGGCCGGTATAGGCGGCACTGCCGCAGGAGCCCACCAGCGGGCCGATCTGGAGGCCCTCGATGGCGCGCGAGTAGGCCTCCGGCAGACTGGGGCCGGCCAGGGTGTGCAGGCGCCCCTGTTCGTCCACGCGCAGCACCGAGGCGATCACCTCGGGGGCGACCCGCTCGATTTCCTCGCACAGCAGGTTCATCTGCTCGGGCAGCGAAGAGTCACGGGCCATGGCATTGAGCACGCGGTACTGCAAGACTTCGTGGACCTTGGTATTGGTGATGTCGGTCATCACGCAGACGGCATTGATGAGCTTGCCTTCCCCATCGAGGATGGGATTGACCACCGCCGAGATCCAGACCGGCTGCTCCTGCATATCGTGGATCAGTTCTTCGGTATGGAAGCTGTGGCCTTGCAGCAGCTCGCCGTGACAGCGCTCGATGGACTTGACGAAGCTAGGATGGCTGGAGAACAGGTCACCTGGCTGCTTGCCGATCACCTGCTGGCTCTGGAAGCCCAGCATGCGGGTAAAACCGGTGTTGTGAAAGACGATGCGGTTCTGCTCGTCGGTGATGAGCACCGCATTGTCGGTCTCGTTGATGCCCAGTGAGAGCAGATGCAGGTGCTCGCGGTCGCTCTTCTCGCGGGTGACCCGGTAGGTCACGTCATTGCCGATGCAGATCACCCGCTCGGCCTGGCCATGCGGGTTGAGCAGGGGCGAGTAGGTGGCTTCCCACCAGATCGTGCGACCGCTGCGGGTGCGGCGCGGGAAGCGGCCGGAGAAGAAACGGCCATTGCAGACATCGCGCCAGAAGGCTGCGTACTCCTCGCTGGCGGCGTAATCGGCAGAACACAATACGCTGTGGGGCTGGCCGATCAGGTCTTCGGCCAGGTATTCCATGGTCTTGAGGTAGTTGCGGTTGGCCGCCAGGATCAGCCCTTGCGGTGAGAGTTCCACCACGCCCAGCGAGCGGTTCAGAGCGGTCAGCACATTGTTGCTGTGGCGCGAATCATCGAGGTGGGCACTGATGTCGGCGGCCACCGAGATCACCTTCAGCAACTGGCCGCTGGCGTCCAGGACCGGACTGCACAGCGCTTCCAGCCAGACCGTGGTGCCATCGATACGACATCGCTGCAGGGTGCCGGAGATCACCTCGCCCTGGTACAGGTGCTGCCAGAAGCGCTGGTAATCCTCGGTCTCGGCATAGAAGGGATCGCACAGCATGCGGTGATGCTGGCCCACCACTTCATGGCGCTGATAACCCAGCATGGAGAGGAAATTGTCGTTGGCATCGAGGATCGTGCCATCGGCGGCGAATTCGAGAATGGCCATGGAGCGCCACAAGGCGCCCATCAGCGCCTCGCGTTCTGCCTCGTGCGGGCGCAGCTGATCACATTGCTGCGATGGATGATCGAACTGGCCCACGAATGACTCCTGGCTCCCCATACAGCGCCCCCTCTGGCCGGTAATGACGCCTGGCGCGTCTTGCCTCATGCAGTGCGGCGTGATAAACGCCCGGCTCCCCGTGACTTTTTACCCTGTCCCTTCAGCCGCGTATGACCTGCCCCGGCGCGGCGACCCGCTACGCCGGAGAGCGCAATTCATGCGCTGCCCTGCATATTTGGGCCTGGAAAACTGAAGGAACCTGACGTTGATCATATGCCAAATCCTTCCGGTTGTGCTTATGGCGCGGGCTGGTTTGCGGTGAGATGCAACAGGATTGCGAGTTTGCGTGAGGATCGTCTTCTGCTGCTCCTCTGGCTTTTTATCGACGGCTGGCCGGGCTTCTTGAGTCGGGCCGGAGGGAGTGTTGTATGATGCCGGCGCAGGTTCGGGAGCGCGCCTGGCTTGCGCGATGTTTCTCCGGCTGCGTTGCAGAGGGGTAACATCCGGCCACGCGGCGACGGGGAGCCCGGGCCTTGATGAACCACCAACGATTGGGCTTTATGGATTATCTGCAGTTGCTGGACGTGCTGGTGCACGTGGACAAATACCTGGGGGTTCTCATCGAGCAGTACGGCACGCTGATTTATGCAGTGCTGTTCCTGATCGTGTTCCTGGAAACCGGGCTGGTGGTCCTGCCCTTCCTGCCGGGCGATTCGCTGCTTTTCATCGCCGGTACCTTCTGTGCCACGGGGGCCATGGACATCTGGCTGCTGACGGGGCTGCTGGTGGCGGCGGCGGTGGGGGGCAATACGCTCAACTACTGGATCGGCGGATGGGTGGGGCAGCGTGTCTATACCCACCATTACCGCTGGCTCAATCCGGAGGCCCTGCGCAAGACCCACGCCTTCTACGAAAAACACGGCGGCAAGACCATCGTGATCGCCCGCTTCACGCCCATCGTGCGCAGCTTTGCGCCCTTCATCGCCGGGGTCTCGGCCATGAGCTTTGCCCGCTTCCAGCTCTTCAACGTGCTGGGCGCCTTCCTGTGGGTGGTGGGGCTGGTGGTGCTGGGCTACCTGTTCGGCAATATCCCGGTGGTGCAGCAGAACCTCAATACGCTGGTCCTCGTCGGCCTCATCGGCGCCATCATCCCCATCGTGCTGGGCGTGCTGTGGCAGCTGTGGCGCAAGCTGCGCGGCAAGCGCAAGGTCAGCAACGCCTGATGTCCGCGTCCCTGGCAGGGCGCACCCGACAAAAAACCCGGCCTGCAAAAAGCAGTACCGGGTTTTTTGTTGTGTGTCGGCCAGGACCGGGATTCAGGTCAGGCGATTCTTGGCCAGCGGCGGATTCTTGGCGAAGTAATTGCGGATGCCGGTCAGGATGGCATCGGCCATCTGTTCCTGGTAGTGCTCGTCGGTGAGCTTGGCTTCTTCTTCCGGGTTGGAGATGAAGGCCGTCTCGATCAGGATGCTGGGGATGTCCGGTGCCTTCAGCACGGCAAAGCCGGCCTGTTCCACTGCGCC includes:
- a CDS encoding VTT domain-containing protein, whose protein sequence is MDYLQLLDVLVHVDKYLGVLIEQYGTLIYAVLFLIVFLETGLVVLPFLPGDSLLFIAGTFCATGAMDIWLLTGLLVAAAVGGNTLNYWIGGWVGQRVYTHHYRWLNPEALRKTHAFYEKHGGKTIVIARFTPIVRSFAPFIAGVSAMSFARFQLFNVLGAFLWVVGLVVLGYLFGNIPVVQQNLNTLVLVGLIGAIIPIVLGVLWQLWRKLRGKRKVSNA
- a CDS encoding bifunctional diguanylate cyclase/phosphodiesterase produces the protein MGSQESFVGQFDHPSQQCDQLRPHEAEREALMGALWRSMAILEFAADGTILDANDNFLSMLGYQRHEVVGQHHRMLCDPFYAETEDYQRFWQHLYQGEVISGTLQRCRIDGTTVWLEALCSPVLDASGQLLKVISVAADISAHLDDSRHSNNVLTALNRSLGVVELSPQGLILAANRNYLKTMEYLAEDLIGQPHSVLCSADYAASEEYAAFWRDVCNGRFFSGRFPRRTRSGRTIWWEATYSPLLNPHGQAERVICIGNDVTYRVTREKSDREHLHLLSLGINETDNAVLITDEQNRIVFHNTGFTRMLGFQSQQVIGKQPGDLFSSHPSFVKSIERCHGELLQGHSFHTEELIHDMQEQPVWISAVVNPILDGEGKLINAVCVMTDITNTKVHEVLQYRVLNAMARDSSLPEQMNLLCEEIERVAPEVIASVLRVDEQGRLHTLAGPSLPEAYSRAIEGLQIGPLVGSCGSAAYTGQSVIVEEIATDPRWAEYKELALSHDLQACWSTPIKSADGKVIGTFAFYYRRPRQPSTFHHLLVDAGLHLCALAIEREASRARIHQLAFYDSLTGLPNRSLLLVQAGQAIASADRNGSTVAVMFIDLDRFKQVNDSLGHQAGDELLRTVATRLQSQARRSDIVGRLSGDEFVVVLTHYHTEHLTEVVKRIQERLAMPCHINGTPLNPSASIGVAIFPDNGHDIETLLHRADIAMYQAKAVNRGRFSFFSEEMNSLAQERLALESALRNALRGGLFELHFQPQIRLRDHSLHGVEALARWHDPQLGQIAPGRFIPIAEECGLIGELGKWALEEACFQLSDWRRRGIQVPSISVNLSATNFHDLELPQFVTGLLRRYSLAPTDLTLEITETVLMDTNPSTSQTIAAVHALGIPLAMDDFGTGYSSLGYLRKLPVSELKLDQSFVRDMAKDEAVSALTNAVIRIGESLRLVVVAEGVEDADQYQLLKNQGCDVAQGYYFSRPMSADQLEKWVRNYRGDPPPQAGTQQAQES